The proteins below are encoded in one region of Mycobacterium pseudokansasii:
- the pks2 gene encoding sulfolipid-1 biosynthesis phthioceranic/hydroxyphthioceranic acid synthase has protein sequence MTAVNEPGVTPVAVIGMACRLPGGVDSPRKLWEALLRGDDTVTEVPADRWDADEYYDPEPGVPGRTVCKWGSFLDNVGDFDPEFFGITEKEATAIDPQHRLLLETAWEAMEHAGLTPEKMAESLTGVFVGLNHGDYQFVHIDAEAFDGPYGNTGTNSCFASGRISYALRLHGPAVTVDTACSSSLFATHLACRSLSDGESDLAFAAGVYVMMEPRRFASASAQNMLSPTGHCHAFDAAADGFVSGEGSVVLLLKRLPDALRDGDRVLAVVRGTAANQDGHTVSIATPSVQAQSMVYRAALATAGVEPGSVGLVEAHGTGTPVGDPIEYESLAEVYGIDRPCALTSAKPNFGHTQAAAGALGLMKAILALQHGVIPRNLHFTRLPDDMARISTKLFVPQEITPWPTNGEQVRRAAVSSYGISGTNVHAIVEQAPEVTAHDDVPAAPAVGGELIFPLSATSADALRQTAGRLADWVDAQAPEWSASDLAYTLARRRSHRPVRTAVLAGSAAELSAALREIADDETPYQAAVGQDDRGPVWVFSGQGSQWAAMGADLLANEPVFAATIAELEPLIAQESGFSVTEAMTAPETVAGIDRVQPTLFAMQVALAATMKSYGVRPGAVIGHSLGESAAAVAAGALSLQDGAKVICRRSRLMTRISGSGAMASVELPAQQVLSELMARGVNDVVVAVVASPQSTVIGGATEAVRELVTAWEQREVMAREVAVDVASHSPQVDPILDDLYEILADLEPLTPEVPYYSATLFDPREEPYCDANYWVDNLRHTVRFGAAVQAALEDGYRVFAELAPHPLLTRAVEKTAESLDIPVAALAGMRREQPLPHGLRGLLADLHSAGAAVDFAVLFPAGQLVEAPLPTWTHRSLLLNRAGHDHQGQGGSSVVVHPLLGAHVRLPEEPERHVWQTDVGTEALPWLADHQIHSAPALPGAAYCEMALAAARTILGEASEVRDMRFEQMLLLDEETPLSAVGSVKSPGVVDFVVETFQEGGSIRRGAAVLHVAEDEYQPPAYDIPALLADHLRTEEGTELRERFDEHGVQYGPAFTGLGAAHIADGAVSTVLAEVSLPGAMRSQQRAYAIHPALLDACFQAVGAHPDVQVAGNGGLMLPLGVGRIRAYASTRNAHYCYARVTNVDAAGVDADLDVLDEHGTVLVAVRGLRLGTGVSEQGNRDRVLGERLLTIEWQQRELPELDLADAGTWLLISTTDLADLVATELTDTLKSHGAQCATMSWPEHTDHAGVAERLRNQLNAGGFHNVVILTAPDSGDRDEKSAVRGVECVRHLVRITRELPEIMGEAPRLYVVTRNAQTVLAADSPNLEQAGLRGLLRVVGAEHPHLHTTHIDVDEHTQAEHVAHQLLSGSEEDETAWRNDEWYTARLSPAPLRPEERKTAVVNHGSAGMRLQIRTPGDLQTMEFVAFDRVTPGPGEIEVAVSASSINFADVLVTFGRYNSPDGRMPELGTDFAGVVTAVGPDVTTHQVGDHVGGMSPRGCWATFVTCDANLATPIPQGLTDAQAAAVTTAHATAWYGLHDLARIKAGDKVLIHSGTGGVGQAAIAMARAAGAEIYATAGSPKRRQLLRDMGIEHVYDSRSIDFAEEIRRDTDGYGVDIVLNSLTGAAQRAGLELLSWGGRFIEIGKRDIYGDTKMGLFPFRRNLSFYGVDLGMMSLTHPQYIRELLSTVYRLTADGTLPMPESTHYPLADAATAIRVMGAADHTGKLILDIPRAGSSSVVLPPEQVPVFRGDGSYIITGGLGGLGLFLAEKMATAGAGRIVLSSRSAPSQKALETIELIRSIGSDVVVECADIGQGGTAERLVANATATGLPLRGVLHAAAVVEDATLTNISDELLDRDWAPKVYGAWHLHQATVDQPLDWFCSFSSAAAMLGSPGQGAYAAANSWLDAFTHWRQLQGLPTIAIAWGAWAEIGRAIALAESTDAAIAPEEGAYAFEAMLRHDRAYTGYSPTVGVPWVAAFAERSKFAEAFKASEQGRSGSSKFRNELASVPVDEWPGLLRRLVSEQVSLILRRTIDPDRQLSEYGLDSLGNLELRTRVQSETGIRISSTDITTVRGLADHLFAQLAPEEATTSS, from the coding sequence GTGACGGCGGTGAACGAACCAGGTGTGACTCCGGTGGCTGTGATCGGGATGGCATGCCGGCTTCCCGGAGGAGTCGACTCCCCGAGAAAGCTGTGGGAGGCGTTGTTACGGGGAGACGACACGGTCACCGAAGTTCCCGCTGACCGCTGGGACGCCGACGAATACTACGACCCCGAGCCCGGCGTGCCCGGCCGGACCGTCTGCAAGTGGGGTTCCTTCCTGGACAACGTCGGCGACTTCGATCCCGAGTTCTTCGGGATCACCGAAAAAGAAGCGACTGCGATCGACCCGCAACACCGCTTACTTCTGGAAACCGCATGGGAGGCCATGGAACACGCCGGTCTGACACCGGAAAAGATGGCCGAGTCGCTCACCGGCGTCTTCGTCGGTCTCAATCACGGCGACTACCAGTTCGTGCACATCGACGCGGAGGCCTTCGACGGGCCGTACGGCAACACCGGAACCAACTCCTGCTTTGCGTCGGGACGCATTTCCTATGCTCTGCGGTTGCACGGGCCCGCGGTCACGGTGGACACCGCATGCTCGTCCAGCTTGTTCGCAACCCATCTGGCCTGCCGCAGCCTCAGCGACGGCGAAAGCGATCTGGCCTTTGCGGCAGGCGTCTACGTGATGATGGAACCGCGCAGGTTCGCCTCGGCGTCGGCGCAGAATATGTTGTCGCCCACCGGACATTGCCACGCATTCGACGCCGCGGCGGACGGGTTCGTGTCCGGCGAGGGTTCGGTGGTGCTGTTGCTCAAGCGGTTGCCGGACGCACTGCGCGACGGCGATCGGGTCCTGGCCGTCGTGCGCGGAACGGCCGCCAACCAGGACGGCCACACGGTAAGCATCGCGACGCCGTCGGTGCAAGCCCAATCGATGGTGTATCGCGCGGCGCTGGCCACGGCGGGAGTGGAGCCGGGCAGCGTCGGGTTGGTCGAGGCGCACGGCACCGGCACCCCGGTGGGTGACCCCATCGAATACGAAAGTCTGGCCGAGGTGTACGGCATCGACCGGCCCTGCGCGCTGACATCGGCAAAACCCAATTTCGGACACACCCAAGCGGCCGCCGGGGCGCTCGGGCTGATGAAGGCAATTCTCGCACTGCAGCACGGTGTGATTCCGCGGAACCTGCACTTCACCCGCCTGCCGGACGATATGGCCCGAATCAGCACCAAACTCTTTGTGCCGCAGGAGATCACGCCGTGGCCTACGAACGGTGAGCAGGTACGACGGGCGGCGGTGTCGTCGTACGGGATATCCGGGACCAACGTGCACGCCATCGTCGAGCAGGCGCCCGAGGTCACTGCACACGACGACGTGCCGGCTGCCCCAGCCGTCGGCGGCGAGCTGATCTTCCCGCTGTCGGCGACCTCAGCCGACGCATTGCGGCAGACCGCTGGGCGGCTCGCGGACTGGGTCGATGCGCAGGCCCCGGAATGGTCGGCCTCGGATCTGGCCTACACCCTGGCCCGTCGGCGCAGTCATCGCCCGGTGCGGACGGCGGTGCTGGCCGGCAGTGCCGCGGAGCTGTCCGCGGCCTTGCGCGAGATTGCCGACGACGAGACCCCGTATCAAGCCGCCGTCGGGCAGGACGACCGGGGCCCGGTGTGGGTGTTCTCCGGCCAAGGCTCGCAGTGGGCGGCGATGGGCGCCGACCTGCTCGCCAACGAACCGGTCTTCGCGGCGACCATCGCGGAGCTGGAGCCGTTGATCGCACAGGAGTCCGGATTCTCGGTGACCGAAGCGATGACCGCACCGGAGACCGTGGCCGGGATCGACCGTGTGCAGCCGACTCTGTTCGCCATGCAGGTGGCGCTGGCCGCCACCATGAAGTCCTACGGGGTTCGCCCCGGCGCGGTCATCGGGCACTCCCTCGGAGAATCGGCGGCGGCCGTCGCGGCGGGCGCGCTGTCACTTCAAGACGGGGCGAAGGTCATCTGCCGCCGTTCCCGGCTGATGACGCGCATCTCCGGTTCCGGAGCCATGGCATCGGTGGAACTGCCTGCCCAGCAAGTGCTTTCGGAACTGATGGCTCGCGGCGTCAACGACGTCGTGGTCGCGGTCGTGGCTTCGCCGCAGTCCACGGTGATCGGCGGGGCCACCGAGGCCGTTCGCGAACTCGTCACGGCATGGGAGCAGCGCGAAGTGATGGCCCGCGAGGTGGCCGTCGACGTCGCGTCGCACTCCCCGCAGGTGGACCCGATCCTTGACGACCTGTACGAGATACTGGCCGACCTCGAGCCGCTGACACCGGAGGTGCCCTACTATTCCGCGACGCTGTTCGACCCGCGCGAGGAGCCGTACTGCGATGCCAATTATTGGGTGGACAATTTGCGCCACACGGTGCGCTTCGGCGCGGCCGTGCAAGCGGCACTCGAGGACGGCTACCGGGTTTTCGCCGAACTGGCGCCGCATCCACTGCTGACCCGTGCCGTCGAAAAGACGGCCGAGAGCCTCGACATACCGGTGGCAGCATTGGCCGGTATGCGGCGCGAACAGCCGTTGCCACACGGGCTGCGCGGTCTGCTGGCAGATCTGCACAGCGCGGGGGCCGCGGTGGACTTCGCCGTTCTCTTTCCCGCCGGGCAGCTGGTGGAAGCGCCGCTGCCGACATGGACGCACCGATCGTTGCTGTTGAACCGCGCCGGTCACGACCACCAGGGCCAAGGCGGCTCGTCGGTGGTCGTGCACCCGCTGCTGGGCGCGCATGTGCGGCTGCCGGAGGAACCGGAGCGGCACGTGTGGCAGACCGATGTCGGCACCGAGGCGCTGCCCTGGTTGGCTGATCACCAAATCCACAGTGCCCCCGCACTTCCGGGAGCAGCATATTGTGAGATGGCGCTGGCGGCAGCCCGCACCATCCTCGGCGAGGCGTCCGAAGTCCGCGACATGCGCTTCGAGCAGATGCTGCTGCTGGACGAAGAAACCCCGTTGTCGGCGGTCGGATCGGTGAAATCACCCGGTGTCGTCGACTTCGTGGTCGAGACATTCCAGGAGGGCGGGTCAATCCGGCGCGGCGCGGCGGTGCTGCACGTCGCCGAAGACGAGTACCAGCCACCCGCCTACGACATCCCCGCCTTGTTGGCCGACCACCTGCGCACCGAGGAGGGGACCGAACTACGGGAACGGTTCGACGAACATGGCGTGCAATACGGTCCCGCCTTCACCGGACTGGGCGCCGCGCACATTGCCGACGGGGCCGTCAGCACGGTGCTGGCCGAGGTCTCGCTGCCCGGTGCGATGCGGTCTCAGCAGCGGGCTTATGCGATCCACCCCGCCCTGTTGGATGCCTGTTTCCAGGCCGTCGGCGCTCACCCCGACGTCCAGGTCGCGGGCAACGGTGGTCTGATGTTGCCGTTGGGTGTGGGCCGGATCCGTGCCTACGCCTCCACGCGCAATGCCCACTACTGCTATGCGCGGGTGACAAACGTCGACGCGGCCGGGGTCGACGCGGACCTCGACGTACTCGACGAGCACGGGACCGTGCTGGTGGCCGTGCGTGGGTTACGGCTCGGCACAGGGGTTTCCGAGCAAGGCAACCGGGATCGCGTACTCGGCGAGCGGCTGCTGACCATCGAATGGCAGCAGCGTGAGCTGCCCGAGCTGGACCTCGCCGACGCCGGAACGTGGCTGCTGATCAGCACCACCGACCTTGCGGACCTAGTGGCGACCGAGTTGACCGACACGTTGAAGTCGCACGGCGCGCAGTGCGCAACGATGAGCTGGCCAGAACACACCGACCATGCCGGTGTCGCCGAGCGGCTGCGAAACCAGCTCAATGCCGGCGGTTTTCACAATGTGGTCATCCTGACCGCGCCGGACAGCGGCGACCGCGACGAGAAGAGCGCGGTCCGCGGCGTCGAGTGCGTCCGGCACCTGGTGCGCATCACCCGCGAGCTACCGGAAATCATGGGCGAGGCGCCCCGCTTGTATGTGGTCACCCGTAACGCACAGACCGTACTCGCCGCAGACAGCCCCAACCTCGAGCAGGCCGGGCTGCGAGGTCTGTTGCGGGTCGTCGGTGCCGAGCATCCGCACCTGCACACCACCCACATCGATGTCGACGAGCACACCCAGGCCGAGCACGTCGCGCACCAACTGCTGTCCGGCTCGGAAGAAGACGAGACCGCCTGGCGAAACGACGAGTGGTACACCGCACGCTTGTCGCCCGCGCCATTGCGTCCCGAAGAGCGCAAGACGGCTGTGGTGAATCACGGATCCGCAGGCATGCGCCTGCAGATCCGTACTCCGGGTGATCTACAGACCATGGAATTCGTCGCCTTCGACCGGGTTACACCGGGGCCCGGCGAGATCGAAGTCGCCGTCAGCGCGTCCAGCATCAACTTCGCCGATGTTCTGGTCACATTCGGTCGCTACAACTCGCCGGATGGCCGGATGCCGGAGCTGGGCACCGATTTCGCGGGTGTGGTAACGGCTGTGGGGCCCGACGTCACGACGCACCAGGTCGGTGATCATGTCGGCGGCATGTCACCCCGCGGCTGCTGGGCGACGTTTGTCACCTGCGACGCGAACCTGGCCACGCCGATTCCGCAGGGCCTGACCGACGCCCAGGCCGCGGCGGTAACCACCGCGCACGCCACTGCCTGGTACGGGCTGCATGACCTGGCCCGGATCAAAGCGGGTGACAAGGTGCTCATCCACTCCGGAACCGGCGGGGTGGGCCAGGCCGCGATCGCGATGGCCCGTGCGGCCGGAGCCGAGATCTATGCCACCGCGGGCAGCCCCAAGCGCCGGCAATTGTTGCGTGACATGGGGATTGAACATGTCTACGACTCGCGCAGCATCGACTTCGCCGAGGAGATCCGCCGTGACACCGACGGCTACGGCGTCGACATCGTGCTCAACTCGCTGACCGGCGCAGCGCAGCGCGCCGGGCTGGAATTGCTTTCCTGGGGTGGACGTTTCATCGAGATCGGCAAGCGCGACATCTACGGCGACACCAAGATGGGGCTGTTCCCGTTCCGGCGCAACCTGTCCTTCTACGGTGTCGACCTGGGGATGATGTCGCTCACCCACCCGCAGTACATCCGCGAGCTGTTGAGCACGGTGTACCGGCTGACCGCCGACGGCACGCTGCCGATGCCGGAGAGCACGCATTACCCGTTGGCCGATGCGGCCACCGCGATCCGGGTGATGGGTGCCGCCGACCACACCGGCAAGCTCATCCTCGATATCCCGCGTGCCGGAAGCAGTAGCGTGGTGTTGCCGCCGGAGCAGGTGCCTGTATTCCGTGGCGACGGCTCCTACATCATCACCGGTGGCCTGGGTGGGCTGGGGCTATTCCTGGCCGAGAAGATGGCCACCGCCGGCGCGGGCCGGATTGTCCTCAGCTCCAGGTCCGCACCCAGCCAAAAAGCCTTAGAGACAATCGAACTCATCCGTTCGATCGGATCCGATGTCGTGGTGGAGTGCGCCGACATCGGTCAGGGCGGCACCGCGGAGCGGTTGGTGGCCAATGCAACCGCCACCGGACTCCCGTTGCGCGGTGTGCTCCACGCGGCTGCCGTGGTCGAGGACGCCACCCTGACCAACATCAGCGACGAGCTGCTCGACCGGGACTGGGCGCCCAAGGTGTACGGCGCCTGGCATCTGCACCAGGCCACCGTCGATCAGCCGCTGGACTGGTTCTGCTCGTTCTCGTCGGCGGCGGCCATGCTGGGCTCACCGGGCCAGGGCGCCTACGCCGCGGCCAACAGTTGGTTGGATGCCTTCACGCATTGGCGACAGTTGCAGGGCTTGCCGACCATCGCGATCGCCTGGGGTGCGTGGGCCGAGATTGGACGGGCCATCGCATTGGCAGAAAGCACCGACGCCGCGATCGCTCCCGAGGAGGGCGCCTACGCGTTCGAGGCGATGCTTCGCCACGACCGTGCCTACACCGGCTACTCCCCCACCGTCGGAGTGCCGTGGGTGGCCGCTTTTGCCGAGCGAAGCAAGTTCGCCGAGGCGTTCAAGGCATCCGAGCAAGGACGTTCGGGCTCAAGCAAATTCCGCAACGAGCTGGCTTCGGTGCCGGTGGACGAATGGCCGGGCCTGCTGCGGCGTCTGGTCTCCGAGCAGGTCAGCCTCATCCTGCGGCGCACCATCGATCCGGACCGTCAACTGTCCGAGTACGGACTGGATTCGCTGGGCAACCTGGAACTGCGCACCCGTGTCCAGTCCGAAACCGGGATACGGATCAGCTCCACCGACATCACCACGGTGCGGGGTTTGGCCGACCACCTGTTCGCACAGTTGGCCCCGGAAGAAGCCACCACGTCTTCGTGA
- a CDS encoding AMP-binding protein: MVESSIPAVLRERASLQPNDTAMTFIDYEQDWEGVPETLTWAQLHRRMLNVGQRLRQCGSPGDRAVILAPQTLDYIAGFLGALEAGLTAVPLSVPYSGVHDERTTSVLADTSPSVILTTSSVSDHVSGYAKPQPGQSAPAVVEIDLLDLDSRPASPVRPGSRSAEMPDALYLQYTSGSTRTPAGVAVSNKNLFVNFGQIMDGYYGKYGKVPPPGSGVVSWLPFYHDMGFFVGIIIPILAGIPVVLTSPAGFLQRPARWMQLMASSGRVFTAAPNFAFDLVARKTSDDDMNGFDLGEVLHVLSGSERVQPVTVKRFTDRFAKFNLDPVAVRPSYGMAEATVYIATREPGEPPKVVYFDSAKLPAGEAERCAPGTGTGLVSYGSPRQMTVRIVDPDTGVECPEGAVGEIWLHGPNVGAGYWQKPVESERTFQARIVNPSAGTPEGPWLRTGDSGFYFEGELFIIGRIKDLLIVYGRNHSPDDIEATIQEVIPGRCAAIAVPDRGAEKLVAIIELKKRPDTDEDLADRLQVVKREVTSAISKSHGLSVADLVLVSPGSIPITTSGKIRRAQCVELYRHDEFTRLDA, encoded by the coding sequence GTGGTTGAGTCTTCGATTCCCGCTGTGCTGCGCGAGCGTGCGAGCTTGCAGCCCAACGACACAGCGATGACATTCATTGATTACGAGCAGGATTGGGAAGGTGTCCCGGAGACGCTGACGTGGGCGCAGCTGCATCGGCGCATGCTCAATGTAGGTCAGCGCCTCAGGCAATGCGGATCGCCCGGCGATCGGGCAGTGATACTTGCGCCGCAGACCCTTGACTACATCGCCGGATTCCTCGGGGCGCTCGAGGCCGGGCTGACCGCCGTTCCGCTTTCGGTTCCTTATTCCGGCGTTCATGACGAGCGCACCACTTCCGTGCTGGCTGATACGTCACCCTCGGTCATCCTGACAACTTCCTCGGTGAGCGATCATGTTTCTGGGTACGCGAAGCCGCAACCCGGACAATCTGCGCCCGCAGTTGTCGAAATCGATTTACTGGACCTGGACTCTCGGCCGGCTTCGCCGGTCCGGCCGGGCTCTCGTAGCGCAGAGATGCCGGATGCGCTGTATTTGCAGTACACCTCCGGGTCCACCCGGACGCCGGCCGGGGTTGCGGTCTCGAATAAGAATTTGTTCGTCAATTTCGGGCAGATCATGGACGGCTACTACGGGAAGTACGGGAAGGTTCCCCCGCCCGGCAGTGGTGTGGTGTCCTGGCTGCCGTTTTATCACGATATGGGTTTTTTTGTTGGAATTATCATTCCCATTCTCGCGGGCATTCCCGTGGTCCTGACGAGTCCAGCGGGGTTTTTGCAGAGACCGGCTCGGTGGATGCAATTGATGGCGAGTAGTGGCCGGGTATTCACGGCAGCGCCAAATTTCGCCTTCGACCTGGTAGCGCGCAAGACGTCCGACGACGATATGAACGGTTTCGATCTCGGGGAAGTGCTGCATGTCCTCAGCGGCAGCGAGCGGGTGCAGCCCGTCACGGTGAAGCGCTTCACCGACCGGTTCGCTAAATTCAACCTTGATCCCGTGGCGGTCCGGCCGTCATATGGGATGGCCGAGGCAACTGTCTATATCGCGACTCGTGAACCGGGCGAACCACCCAAAGTCGTGTATTTCGATTCCGCGAAACTGCCCGCGGGTGAGGCGGAGCGGTGCGCACCCGGAACCGGTACCGGGCTGGTGAGCTATGGCAGCCCGCGGCAGATGACGGTGCGAATCGTCGACCCCGACACCGGTGTGGAGTGCCCGGAGGGAGCGGTCGGCGAGATCTGGCTGCACGGACCCAACGTGGGCGCCGGCTACTGGCAGAAGCCTGTGGAGTCCGAGCGCACCTTCCAGGCGCGCATCGTCAACCCTTCGGCCGGCACCCCGGAGGGTCCCTGGCTCAGGACTGGTGATTCTGGCTTCTACTTCGAGGGAGAGTTGTTCATCATCGGCCGTATCAAAGATCTCTTGATCGTGTACGGCCGCAATCACTCTCCAGACGACATCGAGGCAACGATCCAGGAGGTCATTCCGGGTCGATGCGCGGCAATAGCGGTTCCGGACCGTGGCGCTGAGAAGCTGGTCGCAATCATCGAACTCAAGAAGCGCCCGGACACGGATGAGGATTTGGCCGACAGGTTACAGGTCGTCAAACGGGAAGTGACATCGGCAATTTCGAAGTCGCACGGCCTGAGCGTGGCGGATCTGGTTCTGGTCTCACCCGGCTCGATTCCGATAACCACAAGCGGCAAGATCAGACGAGCGCAATGTGTCGAGCTGTATCGGCACGACGAGTTCACCCGCCTAGACGCTTAA